GATGTATGTTAAACATTATTGTTTTTCAATTTTTGTAGTGGTAGACAGATGTTTATTATAAATGCTAATATAGTAAAATATTCACCCCCACCAATAACTTCAGTTCATCAAACTACCCTACAAATCGGTGCTTGTAGATTTTAGCTAAACTTCTGTTAACGAATACAAAAATTATCAATCAATACCATACACACTGTATAGTGATTTGAATTACGTAAATTATTTGAATATTATAAAAATGGTTATATGTCGGCGACCGTAGGAACACGCCTGTACTTAGCGAGTGGATGATCGTAAGATCATTCAGGAGCTTAGTACAGCTGCGTAGTGAGTCGAGCGAGAGCGCGTCGCAGACATATAACCATTTTTATAATATTCCACCAATAATTTCCGTCATCAAACTACAATTTACTCACCAAAACTTATTCCAATCGTCTTAGCGTCCTTAATCATCTGGCACTTCGGATCAACATATTTTAATTTTCCAGCAACTTCAGATAATGGAACCTTTTTTGTATCTCCATCAACGATACCAACCATATAGCCATACTCTTTATTAAGGATCAATTCAGCGGCATATGCTCCAACTCTTGTAGCAAGTACACGGTCGTAAGCACAAGGAGCACCACCACGCTGTGTATGTCCTGGAACGGTGACTCTGATCTCACGATTTGTTTTTTCTTCTAGTGCAGCTGCAATCTCATAAGCAACAGAAGGATATCTTCTTTCTGCAAGTTTTGCCTTATACTGTTTCTTCTTTAACTTCGCATCTTCTTTTGAAATAGCACCTTCAGCAACTGCGATAATCGAGAATTTCTTTCCAGCTGCAAAGCGGTTTTCTACAACTTCGGCTACTTTATCAATATCATAAGGAATTTCAGGCAGCAGGATTACGTCAGCTCCACCAGCAATTCCTGATTGCAGGGTAACATGTCCGACTTTATGCCCCATAACCTCGATGATAAATACACGGCTGTGAGAAGAAGCTGTTGTATGGATTCGGTCGATCGTATCAGTTGCAATATCAACGGCACTCTGGAATCCGAATGTCATTTCAGTTCCCCAAAGATCATTGTCAATTGTCTTTGGAAGTGTTACAACATTTAAACCTTCTTCACGAAGCATATTTGCAGTTTTGTGAGTTCCGTTACCGCCAAGAACTACAAGACAGTCTAATTTATATTTGCGGTAATTACTTTTCATTGCCTCGACTTTATCAAGACCGTTTTCATCAGGGATGCGCATCTTTTTGAATGGCTGTCTGGAAGTTCCAAGAATTGTACCTCCACGGTTTAAGATTCCAGAAAAATCATCTGGTGTCATACGGTCAGCAATATCGTAGATCAGACCTTTATATCCATCGCGGAAACCATAGATCTCCAGATCATTTCTCTTTACACTTAAACCTTTTATTACACCACGCATGGCAGCATTCAATGCCTGACAGTCGCCGCCACTGGTTAAAATTCCAATTCTTAACATGAATTTATCTCCCTTCTGGTTTTATATTTGTATTTAAACCATCTAACATTAGTTAACTACTATTTTAACATATAATTATATACAAAAATTATAAAATTTAGTAAATAAAACGTTAAGAAAGCGTAAAATCTGATAAAAAGATAAGATCATGATCTTTGTTTTCGTACAATCAAAATATCCGATAAAACAGATTAAGAAAATATAAAAATGTGCATTGAAAATAAATAAAAAACCAGATAATATAAATATAGAAAGTCACATATGAAATGTGGCATATTCACGATGGAGGAAGCCAGATGAAAAGTGATCGTTTTTTAATAAAAGCAGCAGAACTTTATTACCGTGATGGATTATCGCAACAAGAGATTGCGAAAAAATTACATACATCAAGAACCAGTATTTCCAGAGCATTGATTCAGGCGAGAAATGAAGGGTATGTTCAGATCAGGATTCAATATCCTGAACAAAGTGATCTTGCATTGGAACGGAAATTAGAAGAAAAATATGGATTGACAGAAGCATTGATCGCTGTTCCGGCATATGAACAGTCATCGGATCAAGAAGTAGCGTTTCAAGCGGTAGACTATATTCTAAGAGTTTTGAAAAAAAACATGGTATTTGGAATGACATGGGGAAGAGCCATGCATGAATTTGTGGAGCAGTTGGCGAAAGATGAACGTCTTAGATCTCTTTCATTTCAGAATGTAAAAGTTGTTCCATTTCTTGGAACACCGGGAGCGATACAGTCAGATTCATGGAATACAACAACATATTCCAATACACTTGCAACGAAAGTCGGAAATTTATTACACTGTGCAAGTTATAACTTGTCTGCACCAATGTATGTGGAAGGTACAAAAGAAAAAGAGTTGATCGAAAGTATTGATGAAATCGCTAAAGTTCTTCATATGGCAGAAACAGCGGACATTGCATTGATCGGAATCGGATCGATGCAGGACGATTCTTCGATTATCAAGGCAGAAATACGGACAAAGGAAGAATACAAGGAACTAGTGAGAAAAGGTGCTGTTGGAGAAATCGTTGGAAGGATTTATGACAAGAATGGCCAGACGGTTGATGAGGATCTGAAAAGAAAAATGGTTGGAATTTCATTGGATAAGATCGCAAAGATACCAGTCAGAGTCGGAATGTCTTATGGAAAAGATAAGATCGAAGCAATCAAAGGTGCGATCGCAGGTGGATTAGTGAATGTGTTGGTAACAGATGTGCCGACGGCAGAGTTATTATTAAAATAATATAGAGATAAGAATATGAAGCTGATATGCAAATAAAAGTAAGCATATCAGCTTCTTTTTTATTGTAAAAATCTTGTAAATCAGCACTTTTTGTGTGATGGAAAAATAAAAAATTGTATTGACAAATAAAAACGTTGAATCTATAATAAAAAATATCAAATGACAATGTACATGGTCATATGACCACACAACACAAACAGAAAGGAAAAGGGATAAGCTATGAAGACAAGAGCAGTCAGACTTTATGGGGAATCAGATTTAAGATTAGAAGAATTTGATATGGGAGAACTGAAAGACGATGAGATCTTAATGGAACTGATCACTGACAGTGTCTGCATGTCTACTTACAAAGAATCTATTCAGGGAGCAAAACATCAGAGAGTCAACGATGATATCAGCGAACATCCGATCATCGTAGGACATGAATTTGCAGGAATCATTCGTGAAGTTGGGGCGAAGTGGAAAGATAAATATCAAGTTGGAACAAAATATACCATGCAGCCAGCGATCAATATCAAAGGTTCTATGGCAGCCATCGGATATTCTTATGAATACTGCGGAGGAGCAGCAACCTTTATCAAAGTTCCGCCAATTGTAATGGAAAAAGACTGCTTATTACCTTTTGATGAAAACAGTGCATTTTTTGAGGCATCACTGGCGGAGCCTATGAGCTGTATCATTGGAGCATTCCATTCTATGTACCACAGTGAACGTGGTGTTTATGAACATAAGATGGGAATTGTAGAAGGTGGAAAGAGTGCACTTCTTGCAAGCTGTGGTCCAATGGGATTAGGAGCGATCAGTTATATGTTAAATTGTGATCGTAAACCTTCTTTACTGGTGATCACAGACATTGATGAAGTAAGATTAAAAAGAGCTAGTGAATTATTTACAGAAGAATATGCCAAAGAACGAGGTGTTGAAATCCATTTTGTCAATACTGCGAAAGTCGATGACCCAGTGAAGACATTAAGAGATTTAACTGGTGGAACAGGATTTGATGATGTATCTGTATATGCACCAGTCAGACCAGTGATCGAGATGGCAGATGAGATTTTAGGATTTGATGGATGCTTAAACTTCTTCGCAGGACCAGTGGATCCAAAATTATCTGCGATGTTTAATTTCTTTGACGTACATTATAAGATGCACCATCTGGTAGGATCAAGCGGTGGGAATACCGATGATATGAAAGAATGTTTAAAACTTGCAGGAGAAGGAAGATTAGATCCAGCTGTTATGATCACGCATATCGGGGGAATTGATGCACAGATCAATACGATATTGAATCTTCCAAAGATTCCAGGAGGAAAGAAACTGATGTATCTTGGAAAGAATCTTGAACTAACAGCAATTGAAGATTTTGAAGAAAAAGGAAAAACAGATGATAGATTTAAAGAATTAGCTAAGATTACAAAAGAACATAATGGATTATGGTCCAAAGAAGCAGAAGATTATCTGTTAGCTAATTTTTAAAAATGATACAAGTGGAACTTATAAAGTAAAATTTTAGAATGAATTTTCGGGAGGATGAAACAGATGTTAGTAAACAGTAAAAAGATGTTAGAAGAAGCCAAAGCAGGACATTACGCAGTCCCAGCAGCCAACATTGTAAACCTTGAGAATATCAAAGGAGTGATCGAGGCGGCAGAAGAAACAAAACACCCATTGATGGTGTGTCTGGCGGAGGTACATACACCGACATTAGGTATTGAAGAAGCAGCAGCGATCGTAAAATATTACGCAGAAAAAAGTAACCAAGATATCGCGCTTCATTATGATCATGGATTTACGATCGAGTTGGTTAAGAAAGCTATTGATGTCGGATTTACCTCCGTT
The sequence above is drawn from the Anaerostipes hadrus ATCC 29173 = JCM 17467 genome and encodes:
- a CDS encoding 6-phosphofructokinase; protein product: MLRIGILTSGGDCQALNAAMRGVIKGLSVKRNDLEIYGFRDGYKGLIYDIADRMTPDDFSGILNRGGTILGTSRQPFKKMRIPDENGLDKVEAMKSNYRKYKLDCLVVLGGNGTHKTANMLREEGLNVVTLPKTIDNDLWGTEMTFGFQSAVDIATDTIDRIHTTASSHSRVFIIEVMGHKVGHVTLQSGIAGGADVILLPEIPYDIDKVAEVVENRFAAGKKFSIIAVAEGAISKEDAKLKKKQYKAKLAERRYPSVAYEIAAALEEKTNREIRVTVPGHTQRGGAPCAYDRVLATRVGAYAAELILNKEYGYMVGIVDGDTKKVPLSEVAGKLKYVDPKCQMIKDAKTIGISFGE
- a CDS encoding sugar-binding transcriptional regulator; the protein is MKSDRFLIKAAELYYRDGLSQQEIAKKLHTSRTSISRALIQARNEGYVQIRIQYPEQSDLALERKLEEKYGLTEALIAVPAYEQSSDQEVAFQAVDYILRVLKKNMVFGMTWGRAMHEFVEQLAKDERLRSLSFQNVKVVPFLGTPGAIQSDSWNTTTYSNTLATKVGNLLHCASYNLSAPMYVEGTKEKELIESIDEIAKVLHMAETADIALIGIGSMQDDSSIIKAEIRTKEEYKELVRKGAVGEIVGRIYDKNGQTVDEDLKRKMVGISLDKIAKIPVRVGMSYGKDKIEAIKGAIAGGLVNVLVTDVPTAELLLK
- a CDS encoding zinc-binding dehydrogenase, with protein sequence MKTRAVRLYGESDLRLEEFDMGELKDDEILMELITDSVCMSTYKESIQGAKHQRVNDDISEHPIIVGHEFAGIIREVGAKWKDKYQVGTKYTMQPAINIKGSMAAIGYSYEYCGGAATFIKVPPIVMEKDCLLPFDENSAFFEASLAEPMSCIIGAFHSMYHSERGVYEHKMGIVEGGKSALLASCGPMGLGAISYMLNCDRKPSLLVITDIDEVRLKRASELFTEEYAKERGVEIHFVNTAKVDDPVKTLRDLTGGTGFDDVSVYAPVRPVIEMADEILGFDGCLNFFAGPVDPKLSAMFNFFDVHYKMHHLVGSSGGNTDDMKECLKLAGEGRLDPAVMITHIGGIDAQINTILNLPKIPGGKKLMYLGKNLELTAIEDFEEKGKTDDRFKELAKITKEHNGLWSKEAEDYLLANF